CATTGAGCCGCTCCACGTCCCCGGCGGTTGCGGCCCGACGGGCTTTCGAAGGGCGTTTCGGTTGTGTTCTGCATCGACGATCGCTTCTCTTCCGAGCCGCGGCAAAGGCGAAGGGCCTACCGGCTAGATTAGGTTAACCGCGGAGTGGGCGCAAATCTCCGCCGACGCGTCGCGTCCTCAGAACCTGAGAACCCCCTCGGCGACCTCGACCGCCCTGCCTCCCACGCGAACCTCTTTCGGTCCGTCGCGATCGGCGTCCACCTCGACGTGAATCGCGCTCGGCCGCCCCATCTCGTAACCCTGCTCGACGATGATACGGGCCGTGGGCTCGGCCCGCGCGAGTCCGCGGGCAACGAGATAGGCTCCGAGGGCGCCCGCGGCGCTCCCCGTAGCCGGATCCTCGATGACGCCAAGGGTGGGCGCGAACATCCGCGCGTGCACGGTGCTTTCGGGCTTCACGCACTCCCGCGAAAAAATCATGAACGAGTCGGTGCCAGTGTCCCGGAGCACTTTTCTCAATGCCACGAGGTCGAGCTCGATCTTTCCAAGCTGGGCGAGGGACCGCGAGGGCACCATCAGCTGTGGCACCGTCGTCGAGACCGCCTGGGCGGGCAGGTCGTCGGGTAGGAGCTGGTCTTCGGAAAGACCGACCGCCGCTGCAAGCAGGGCTCGATCGTGACACTCGTCGAAGAATCGGGGCGGCGACTGGGTCATGACCACGCCATCGACAGCTCCGTCGACGACGAGAATATCGACGGGAAGCACGCCCGCCTTGCATTCCTGGAAGATTCGATTCGTCCCGTCCTCGAGAGGGATCCGTCCTCTACGGGCGAGGACGAAGAACGTGCCGACCACGGGGTGACCCGCGAGAGGGAGCTCGGCCGCGGGCGTAAAGATACGCAACCGGAA
This genomic interval from Vicinamibacteria bacterium contains the following:
- a CDS encoding PhzF family phenazine biosynthesis protein translates to MREYGFIQADVFTDRPFTGNPLAIFPDAHGLTSDEMQSIAKEMNLSETTFVLPPTERKAQFRLRIFTPAAELPLAGHPVVGTFFVLARRGRIPLEDGTNRIFQECKAGVLPVDILVVDGAVDGVVMTQSPPRFFDECHDRALLAAAVGLSEDQLLPDDLPAQAVSTTVPQLMVPSRSLAQLGKIELDLVALRKVLRDTGTDSFMIFSRECVKPESTVHARMFAPTLGVIEDPATGSAAGALGAYLVARGLARAEPTARIIVEQGYEMGRPSAIHVEVDADRDGPKEVRVGGRAVEVAEGVLRF